From a region of the Dickeya poaceiphila genome:
- the ftsI gene encoding peptidoglycan glycosyltransferase FtsI yields the protein MLKRRSVSVGVTYFQGRFVLLCVGIMVCLILLVARVGYLQVVTSLQLEKEANQRSLRELVMQPLRGTITDRNGHPLAVSVASNDVVADPIHVLQSDPTLAGAQWNALSSALSLPPGTIKQKIEQNAHRHFLYIGRQVEAGIADYVRQLHIGGISTPVDSSRYYPMSDAVSTLIGIVGLDGQGLDGIERSFNKLLQGKPGMRVYRKDRYGNVVSLMADEPAQQAPTLTLSIDSYLQFVLYSHLRDGVQLNKADSGAAVLIDINTGEILGMASYPSYNPNNYEGEPQKNMRNVAISDSFEPGSTVKPLVVMAGLQRHLIRPDSVIDTTPYPVNGHLIKDVGHWSRLTITGILQKSSDIGVSHIALAMPANVLVDLYHRFGLGVASGLGIEGETRGYFPLHRERWSDIERATFSFGYGLRVTPLQIAREYATIGSFGIYRPVSITKVTPPVIGTRVIDEDVAKTVVHMMESDALPGGSGVTAAVPGYRLAIKTGTAEKMGADGKYDGGYVNYTAGVAPASNPRVALVVMINHPDAGKHFGGSVAGPVFGHIMGDVLRHMDIPPDALTP from the coding sequence ATGCTCAAAAGACGTTCTGTCAGTGTAGGGGTGACCTATTTTCAGGGGCGCTTTGTTTTACTGTGTGTCGGCATTATGGTCTGCCTGATATTACTGGTGGCTCGCGTCGGGTATTTGCAAGTGGTGACAAGCCTGCAACTTGAAAAAGAAGCCAATCAACGTTCATTACGCGAACTGGTTATGCAGCCGCTGCGCGGCACCATCACTGATCGCAATGGTCACCCGCTGGCGGTCAGTGTGGCTTCCAATGATGTGGTGGCCGACCCAATCCATGTGTTGCAAAGCGACCCCACGCTCGCCGGTGCACAGTGGAACGCGCTATCCAGCGCGTTATCGCTGCCTCCAGGCACAATTAAACAGAAAATTGAACAGAATGCGCACCGTCATTTCCTCTATATCGGACGTCAGGTCGAGGCCGGGATAGCCGATTACGTACGCCAACTACATATTGGCGGCATCTCCACGCCGGTTGACTCCAGCCGCTATTACCCGATGAGTGACGCGGTTTCCACCCTCATCGGCATCGTCGGGTTGGATGGTCAGGGACTGGATGGCATTGAACGGAGCTTCAATAAGTTGTTGCAGGGAAAGCCGGGAATGCGGGTTTATCGCAAAGATCGTTACGGCAATGTAGTCAGCCTGATGGCCGACGAACCGGCGCAACAGGCGCCGACACTGACCCTGAGCATCGACAGCTATCTGCAATTCGTTCTGTATTCGCACTTGCGCGATGGCGTGCAACTGAACAAAGCCGACTCCGGAGCGGCAGTATTGATTGACATCAATACCGGCGAGATTCTCGGTATGGCCAGCTACCCGTCCTATAACCCCAACAATTACGAAGGCGAACCGCAGAAAAACATGCGGAATGTGGCGATATCGGACAGTTTCGAACCCGGATCGACGGTTAAACCGCTGGTCGTGATGGCGGGGCTGCAACGTCATCTGATAAGACCTGATTCAGTTATCGACACCACGCCTTATCCGGTGAACGGGCATCTGATTAAAGACGTTGGTCACTGGAGCCGGCTGACCATCACCGGCATTTTGCAAAAATCCAGCGATATTGGGGTGTCTCATATTGCGTTGGCGATGCCGGCAAACGTGCTGGTTGATCTCTACCATCGCTTTGGGCTGGGTGTTGCCAGCGGGTTGGGGATTGAAGGTGAAACTCGCGGTTATTTCCCACTACACCGTGAGCGGTGGTCTGATATTGAGCGCGCCACCTTTTCCTTCGGGTATGGGTTGCGCGTCACGCCGCTGCAGATTGCACGTGAGTACGCCACTATCGGCTCATTCGGTATTTATCGCCCGGTATCCATCACCAAAGTGACGCCGCCGGTTATCGGCACCCGTGTCATTGATGAGGATGTGGCAAAAACCGTGGTGCATATGATGGAGAGCGATGCCTTACCCGGCGGCAGCGGGGTAACGGCTGCCGTTCCTGGCTATCGTCTGGCGATTAAAACCGGGACAGCCGAGAAAATGGGGGCTGACGGCAAGTACGACGGCGGCTACGTCAACTATACCGCCGGGGTGGCGCCAGCCAGCAACCCACGGGTGGCATTGGTCGTGATGATCAATCATCCCGACGCCGGCAAACATTTCGGTGGTTCGGTTGCAGGCCCGGTTTTTGGTCACATTATGGGGGATGTGCTGCGTCATATGGACATTCCGCCGGACGCGCTTACGCCATAA